One region of Zingiber officinale cultivar Zhangliang chromosome 7B, Zo_v1.1, whole genome shotgun sequence genomic DNA includes:
- the LOC122004875 gene encoding SH3 domain-containing protein 3-like isoform X2 → MDALRRQASKLREQVSKQQQAVIKQFSTSGYGSSDVMVIDEIELQRHQQLEKLYKSTRETRDFQKDTVKAAEAYVTIGHRHIEIGLKLSEDCYRYGGENHATDAILAKAAALYGGAIRNVEKELEDFNSFLTSQVVEPLRAMATGVPLEDARGLAQHYSRMRQEAESLAAEISKRQLRVRESPSLENTSKFQASQAKMLEIKASMAVLGKEAAAALAAVESQQQRQTFQRIVDMVEAEKSLHLRVAAILDDLEAEIVTEKQQKVSAPPPLPSHNRSEKAIYFLAEAIHHFNAASEKELSLVVGDYVVVRKESPSGWSEGECRGKAGWFPSAYVERREHIPPNKVFSQAF, encoded by the exons ATGGACGCGCTGAGGAGGCAGGCGAGCAAGCTGCGGGAGCAGGTCTCCAAGCAGCAACAG GCAGTGATAAAACAGTTTAGTACGAGTGGTTATGGGAGCTCCGATGTGATGGTCATAGATGAAATTGAACTGCAGAGACATCAACAACTAGAAAAGTTATACAAGTCTACTCGTGAAACTAGG GATTTTCAGAAAGATACTGTCAAAGCAGCTGAAGCATATGTAACCATAGGGCATAGACACATTGAAATAG GTTTAAAGTTATCAGAAGATTGCTACAGATATGGAGGTGAAAATCATGCTACTGATGCAATTCTAGCCAAGGCAGCTGCTTTGTATGGTGGTGCGATAAGAAATGTAGAGAAAGAGCTTGAAGATTTCAATTCCTTTCTGACTTCACAG GTTGTAGAACCATTAAGAGCAATGGCAACTGGTGTGCCACTCGAGGATGCTCGTGGCCTTGCCCAACATTATAGTCGCATGAGACAAGAGGCTGAGAGCCTG GCGGCAGAAATTTCAAAAAGGCAATTACGGGTGAGAGAATCTCCTAGTCTGGAAAACACCTCAAAGTTTCAAGCCTCTCAGGCCAAAATGCTCGAAATAAAAGCAAGTATGGCAGTGTTGGGAAAAGAAGCTGCTGCTGCATTAGCTGCTGTTGAGTCACAACAGCAAAGGCAGACTTTTCAACGTATAGTTGACATG GTTGAGGCTGAAAAATCTTTGCATTTAAGAGTAGCTGCTATACTTGATGATCTTGAAGCGGAG ATTGTCACTGAAAAACAGCAAAAGGTatctgcacctcctcctcttccttctcacaATCGCTCTGAAAAAGCAATATACTTTCTTGCCGAG GCGATTCATCACTTCAATGCTGCTTCTGAAAAGGAATTAAGTTTGGTGGTAGGAGACTATGTTGTCGTACGAAAG GAGTCTCCATCGGGATGGTCTGAAGGAGAATGCAGAGGCAAGGCAGGTTGGTTTCCGTCAGCGTATGTGGAGAGACGTGAACATATTCCTCCTAACAAAGTCTTTTCCCAAGCCTTCTAA
- the LOC122004875 gene encoding SH3 domain-containing protein 3-like isoform X1, whose translation MDALRRQASKLREQVSKQQQAVIKQFSTSGYGSSDVMVIDEIELQRHQQLEKLYKSTRETRDFQKDTVKAAEAYVTIGHRHIEIGLKLSEDCYRYGGENHATDAILAKAAALYGGAIRNVEKELEDFNSFLTSQVVEPLRAMATGVPLEDARGLAQHYSRMRQEAESLAAEISKRQLRVRESPSLENTSKFQASQAKMLEIKASMAVLGKEAAAALAAVESQQQRQTFQRIVDMVEAEKSLHLRVAAILDDLEAEIVTEKQQKVSAPPPLPSHNRSEKAIYFLAEAIHHFNAASEKELSLVVGDYVVVRKCSLPCNICTFRSLHRDGLKENAEARQVGFRQRMWRDVNIFLLTKSFPKPSNCHRCINLLVAVRKLSDNIENQSMIMLARAILNLC comes from the exons ATGGACGCGCTGAGGAGGCAGGCGAGCAAGCTGCGGGAGCAGGTCTCCAAGCAGCAACAG GCAGTGATAAAACAGTTTAGTACGAGTGGTTATGGGAGCTCCGATGTGATGGTCATAGATGAAATTGAACTGCAGAGACATCAACAACTAGAAAAGTTATACAAGTCTACTCGTGAAACTAGG GATTTTCAGAAAGATACTGTCAAAGCAGCTGAAGCATATGTAACCATAGGGCATAGACACATTGAAATAG GTTTAAAGTTATCAGAAGATTGCTACAGATATGGAGGTGAAAATCATGCTACTGATGCAATTCTAGCCAAGGCAGCTGCTTTGTATGGTGGTGCGATAAGAAATGTAGAGAAAGAGCTTGAAGATTTCAATTCCTTTCTGACTTCACAG GTTGTAGAACCATTAAGAGCAATGGCAACTGGTGTGCCACTCGAGGATGCTCGTGGCCTTGCCCAACATTATAGTCGCATGAGACAAGAGGCTGAGAGCCTG GCGGCAGAAATTTCAAAAAGGCAATTACGGGTGAGAGAATCTCCTAGTCTGGAAAACACCTCAAAGTTTCAAGCCTCTCAGGCCAAAATGCTCGAAATAAAAGCAAGTATGGCAGTGTTGGGAAAAGAAGCTGCTGCTGCATTAGCTGCTGTTGAGTCACAACAGCAAAGGCAGACTTTTCAACGTATAGTTGACATG GTTGAGGCTGAAAAATCTTTGCATTTAAGAGTAGCTGCTATACTTGATGATCTTGAAGCGGAG ATTGTCACTGAAAAACAGCAAAAGGTatctgcacctcctcctcttccttctcacaATCGCTCTGAAAAAGCAATATACTTTCTTGCCGAG GCGATTCATCACTTCAATGCTGCTTCTGAAAAGGAATTAAGTTTGGTGGTAGGAGACTATGTTGTCGTACGAAAG TGTTCTCTCCCATGCAATATTTGCACCTTCAGGAGTCTCCATCGGGATGGTCTGAAGGAGAATGCAGAGGCAAGGCAGGTTGGTTTCCGTCAGCGTATGTGGAGAGACGTGAACATATTCCTCCTAACAAAGTCTTTTCCCAAGCCTTCTAACTGCCATCGATGTATCAATTTGTTGGTTGCTGTTAGAAAGCTAAGTGATAACATTGAGAATCAATCTATGATCATGTTGGCCAGAGCCATCTTAAATTTATGCTGA